From the genome of Indicator indicator isolate 239-I01 chromosome 17, UM_Iind_1.1, whole genome shotgun sequence, one region includes:
- the RPL36A gene encoding 60S ribosomal protein L36a — protein MVNVPKTRRTYCKKCGKHQPHKVTQYKKGKDSLYAQGKRRYDRKQSGYGGQTKPIFRKKAKTTKKIVLRLECVEPNCRSKRMLAIKRCKHFELGGDKKRKGQVIQF, from the exons ATG GTGAACGTCCCAAAAACCCGTCGGACCTACTGCAAGAAATGCGGCAAGCACCAGCCGCACAAAGTCACGCAGTacaagaaggggaaggactccCTCTACGCCCAGG GAAAAAGACGCTACGATAGGAAGCAAAGTGGCTATGGGGGCCAGACAAAGCCCATCTTCCGTAAGAAG GCTAAGACCACAAAGAAGATTGTGCTGAGGCTGGAGTGTGTGGAACCTAACTGCAGGTCTAAGAGGATGCTGGCCATTAAGAGGTGCAAGCACTTTGAACTGGGTGGAGACAAGAAGAGAAAG GGCCAGGTGATCCAGTTCTGA
- the GLA gene encoding alpha-galactosidase A: MAAVRRAQLSALAALATLAAALALDNGLARTPPMGWLHWERFLCATDCATDPHRCVSEQLFVEMADVMATEGWRDAGYEFVCIDDCWMAPTRDKQGRLQADPKRFPSGIRKLADYVHSKGLKLGIYGDVGNKTCAGFPGSYNHYDLDAQTFASWGVDLLKFDGCNSGSLELLAEGYRRMSVALNKTGRSIVYSCEWPFYLRPVQQPNYTEIKQYCNHWRNFFDVYDSWSSIKSILDWTALHQDSIVKIAGPGGWNDPDMLVIGNFGLSWDQAVTQMAMWAIMAAPLFMSNDLRHISPEAKWLLQNKEVIAINQDALGKQGYRITKDKNFELWERPLSGQAYAVAVLNQQEIGGPQNFTFSLSFLGNGLACNPACSVQQVLPASREWGVYSWVSSLSVEVNPTGTVLLKIVAL; the protein is encoded by the exons ATGGCGGCGGTGCGGCGGGCGCAGCTCTCGGCCCTGGCGGCGCTGGCAACGCTGGCGGCGGCGCTGGCACTGGACAATGGGCTGGCACGGACGCCGCCGATGGGCTGGCTGCACTGGGAGCGCTTCCTCTGCGCCACCGACTGCGCCACCGACCCGCATCGCTGTGTCAG CGAGCAGCTCTTCGTGGAGATGGCCGATGTGATGGCTACCGAGGGATGGAGGGACGCAGGCTACGAGTTCGTCTGCATCGACGACTGCTGGATGGCCCCGACCCGGGACAAGcaaggcaggctgcaggctgaccCAAAACGGTTCCCCAGCGGGATCCGCAAGCTGGCTGACTAC GTTCACTCCAAGGGGCTGAAACTGGGAATCTATGGTGATGTTGGGAACAAGACATGTGCTGGCTTCCCTGGCAGTTACAATCACTATGACCTGGATGCCCAAACGTTTGCCTCCTGGGGTGTGGACCTGCTGAAGTTTGATGGCTGCAACTCTGGTTCGCTGGAGCTACTGGCAGAAG GGTACAGGCGCATGTCTGTGGCCCTGAACAAGACTGGAAGGAGCATTGTGTACTCCTGTGAGTGGCCTTTCTACCTGAGGCCTGTGCAGCAG CCCAATTACACAGAGATCAAACAGTACTGCAATCACTGGAGGAACTTTTTTGATGTCTATGATTCTTGGAGCAGCATCAAGAGTATCTTGGACTGGACAGCTCTTCATCAGGACAGCATTGTGAAGATAGCTgggccagggggttggaatgaTCCTGACATG CTAGTGATTGGAAACTTTGGGCTGAGCTGGGACCAGGCAGTGACTCAGATGGCAATGTGGGCTATCATGGCAGCTCCCCTCTTCATGTCCAATGACCTGAGGCACATCAGTCCCGAGGCCAAGTGGCTGCTCCAGAACAAAGAGGTCATCGCCATCAACCAAGATGCGCTGGGCAAGCAGGGATACCGAATCACCAAG GACAAGAACTTTGAGCTGTGGGAACGGCCCTTGTCTGGCCAAGCCTATGCCGTGGCAGTGCTGAACCAGCAGGAGATTGGGGGACCTCAGAACTtcaccttctctctctccttcctgggCAATGGGCTGGCCTGCAACCCAGCATGCTCAGTCCAGCAGGTCCTGCCAGCCAGCAGGGAGTGGGGGGTTTACAGCTGGGTCTCCTCCCTAAGCGTGGAGGTGAACCCAACAGGGACTGTACTGCTGAAAATAGTGGCACTATAG
- the LOC128972684 gene encoding glycine receptor subunit alpha-4, which produces MSPSDFLDKLMGRTSGYDARIRPNFKGPPVNVTCNIFINSFGSVTETTMDYRVNVFLRQQWNDPRLAYHEYPDDSLDLDPSMLDSIWKPDLFFANEKGANFHEVTTDNKLLRIFKNGNVLYSIRLTLILSCPMDLKNFPMDIQTCTMQLESFGYTMNDLIFEWLEEQEAVQVAEGLTLPQFILRDEKDLGYCTKYYNTGKFTCIEVKFHLERQMGYYLIQMYIPSLLIVILSWVSFWINMDAAPARVGLGITTVLTMTTQSAGSRASLPKVSYVKAIDIWMAVCLLFVFAALLEYAAVNFVSRQHKEFMRLRRRQRRQRMEEELVRESRFYLRGYGLGHCLQPKDGAGEGPGINSPMPASTLLREGESLHRRYINRAKRIDTISRAIFPFTFLVFNIFYWVVYKVLRSEDIHSMP; this is translated from the exons ATGTCACCCTCTGATTTCCTGGATAAGCTTATGGGAAGAACATCAGGCTATGATGCCCGGATTCGACCCAACTTTAAAG GTCCTCCTGTCAACGTGACCtgcaacatcttcatcaacagcTTTGGCTCCGTCACTGAGACCACCATG GACTACCGGGTGAACGTCTTCCTACGGCAGCAGTGGAATGACCCCCGTCTGGCTTACCATGAGTACCCTGATGACTCCCTCGACCTTGACCCCTCCATGCTTGACTCCATCTGGAAGCCAGACTTGTTCTTTGCCAATGAGAAAGGGGCCAATTTCCACGAGGTCACCACTGACAACAAGCTGCTGCGCATCTTCAAGAACGGCAATGTGCTCTACAGCATTAG GCTGACATTGATCCTGTCCTGCCCTATGGACCTCAAGAACTTCCCCATGGACATCCAGACATGCACCatgcagctggagagct TTGGCTACACCATGAATGACCTCATCTTCGAGTGGCTAGAGGAGCAAGAAGCTGTGCAGGTGGCAGAGGGCTTGACACTCCCACAATTCATCCTCAGAGATGAGAAGGACCTGGGCTATTGCACCAAGTACTACAACACAG GCAAGTTCACCTGCATCGAGGTGAAGTTCCATCTGGAGAGGCAGATGGGTTATTACCTGATCCAGATGTACATACCCAGCCTGTTGATCGTCATCCTCTCCTGGGTCTCCTTCTGGATCAACATGGATGCAGCACCAGCCCGAGTGGGCTTGGGCATCACCACCGTGCTCACCATGACCACACAGAGTGCTGGCTCCCGTGCCTCCCTGCCCAAG gtCTCCTACGTGAAGGCCATCGACATCTGGATGGCCGTGTGCCTGCTGTTCGTCTTCGCCGCCTTGCTGGAGTACGCAGCGGTTAACTTTGTCTCGCGCCAGCACAAGGAGTTCATGCGCCTGCGCCGGCGCCAGCGGCGCCAGAGGATG GAGGAAGAGCTTGTCCGCGAGAGCCGCTTCTACTTGCGAGGCTATGGGCTGggccactgcctgcagcccaaggatggggctggagaaggcccTGGCATCAACAGCCCCATGCCAGCCAGCACGCTGCTGCGGGAAGGGGAGAGCCTCCACAGGCGCTACATCAACCGGGCCAAGCGCATCGACACCATCTCCAGAGCCATCTTCCCCTTCACCTTCCTGGTCTTCAATATCTTCTACTGGGTCGTCTACAAAGTGCTGCGCTCAGAGGACATCCACTCGATGCCCTGA